In Qingrenia yutianensis, the genomic stretch TTCTGCCGTACGAGGACTGCTGTACCGTGTTCACTCCGCGCCACCCCAGCACAAAACCCGTGCTTGAAAAAATTAAAAATTCGCAGGAAAAACTCGACATTGAGCGCCTTATCGACGAGGCGGTTGAGGGCGTTGAAACAATTACTGTGAAATACGAGGATTAGGCTATGGAAGGGAAAATTTTGAATAATTTATCGGGCGATGCTTACAATTCGGGCGCACTGAATAAAGATAATCTTGACGAAAAAATTCTCGCGGCGGCAGCCGAAACGGTGCGTCTGCTCGCCGAAAAAAATAAGACAATCACCACTGCCGAAAGCTGTACCGGCGGTATGCTCGGCGCGTCGCTCACCGAAATTTCGGGAGTTTCCGCGTATTATAAAGAAGGAGTTATCACCTACAGCAACGAGGCAAAAATGAAATTTCTCGGCGTTAAGCGCGAAACACTCGAAAAATACGGTGCGGTGAGCAGTAAAACCGCGGTTGAGATGGCGTCGGGCGCAATGGAGAGCGCGAAAAGCGATATTTCCGTTGCAATCACCGGAATTGCCGGGCCTTTGGGCGACACGCGCGAAAAATGTGTGGGTCTTGTGTATATTTGCGTGAAAATCGGGGACAATCATAGAGTGGAAAAACACATTTTTGACGGCGAACGCCACGTTGTAAGGCAAAAATCCACACTTTGCGCACTCAACACGGTTATAAAAATGATAAAATGAAAATTTTTGTAAAAAAGTGTTGACAAGCCGTCCGCGATGTGGTATATTGATAAAGCACCTTTGAGGACGGCACTTTTGAGATTTTGAAGATTTTAAAAAATTTTCAAAAAAATG encodes the following:
- a CDS encoding CinA family protein — translated: MEGKILNNLSGDAYNSGALNKDNLDEKILAAAAETVRLLAEKNKTITTAESCTGGMLGASLTEISGVSAYYKEGVITYSNEAKMKFLGVKRETLEKYGAVSSKTAVEMASGAMESAKSDISVAITGIAGPLGDTREKCVGLVYICVKIGDNHRVEKHIFDGERHVVRQKSTLCALNTVIKMIK